The window GATGCCGCTCGATCATGACGTCGCCGGACCTCCGGACGCGACTGGGAGCCGGTGCTCGGGCAGTGTCCGAGGAACGTTTCGCTCCCGCTCGGTACGCCGCTGCTTGGTCCGACCTCCTCGAAGGACGTGACTGACGTGGCGGGTCGGCGCTTCGCGATCGTGCAGGAGTACGTGCCCGCGTACCGGGTGCCCCTGTTCACCCAGCTGGCTGCGGCGGTGGCGGCCGACGGCGACGAGCTGCTGGTCTATGCAGGCGACCCTGCCGGTGCGTTGGCGGAACGGCGGGACGGCGTCCAGAGCAGCCCCTGGCTCCGGACCATCCGGCAGCGTGAGTTCACGATTTTCGGCCGACGACTGGTACTGCGAGCGTTGCCCCGAGCTGTCTGGAGCGCCGATCTGATCGTGGTGGAGCAAGCACGTCGCAACACGGACGTCCCGTTCCTCCTGGCCTGGCCCCGAACCGCGCGGAAGACAGCGTTGTGGGGACACGGCGCTGATGTCGTCAAGATCCCTTCGCATCTCGAGCGGCGCTACAGCCGCCTGCTGCTCCGGCGCGCCGCGTGGCTCTTCGCCTACACGCAGGCAGGAGCGGACCGGGCTGTGGACGCCGGGATCAACCGTCAGCGGACAACCGTCCTCTGGAACAGCATCGATACCCGAAGACTCCGCCAGGATCTCGATGCGGTGGGACCAGGTCGAGCAGGCGTGTCACCGCGGGCTGCCTTCATCGGAGGCCTCGATTCCAGCAAACGGATCGAGGATCTCATATCCATCGGAGAGGCTGCACACGGACTCGATCCTGGATTCCGCCTCGTCATCGGCGGGGACGGGGAACTCCGCGGCATCGTCGAGGCGGCTGCGGAACGGTTCTCCTGGATCGACCACCGTGGCTCCGTGGCCGGGACTGACAAGGCCGCACTGTTGCAGGAGAGCGATCTGCTCCTGATACCCGGTCGTGTCGGTCTCGCTGCCATCGACAGCCTGGCGGCGGGACGGCCGATCGTGACGCTCTCGACGTCCCTCCACGGGCCCGAGTTCGAGTACCTTGAGCCGGGAGTCACGTGCGTCGTCACCGACGGTGTCCACGATGCAGCGCGGGCCCTGGTCGGGCTCTTCCACGATCGGCCCGCACTCGACGCGATGCAAGCACGGTGCCGGGAAGCTTCCCAGAACTACTCCATCGAGAACACGGTGCGCCGGTTCCGCGATGGATTGAACGCAGCGATCGAGGATGACCATGAATGAGTTGCACGTGATCGTGGCGAGCCACAACCGCGCCGCCACCACGCGTCGCGCCCTGTCATCGCTCGACGTCGCGGCTGCGGAAGCGGACCTGTCCTACGACGTGACCTTGTTCGACGACGGCTCGACCGATGAGACCGTCGCCGAGGCCACTGCCGCTGTCAAGAACCTCACGGTCCTCCGCGGAGACGGGTCAGCGTTCTGGGCACGTTCGATGGCCGCGGCCGAAGATGAGGTCCTCTCCCGTGATGACGTGCAGGACGGCGATTGGTTGCTGTGGTTCAACGACGACGTCGTCCTTACACCGTCCGGACTCAGGAACATGGTCGCGGCAGCATCCGCCTTGCCTGCCGGCGTCCTCGTGGGCAGCACCGTCGATGGTGTCTCGGGTCTGCTGACCTACGGCGGCCTGCGTAGGAGCGGGGTCCACCCGCTCGCCTTCGACCTCGTCGAACCACCGGCTGCTCCCGATGAGGGAGCGAAGGTGGACGCCTTCAACGGGAACGTGGTGCTGATGCCGGTGCACGTTGCTCGAACGGTCGGCGCGATCGACGGTGCCTTCAGTCATGCGTTCGCAGATGTCGACTACGGATCACGAGCGGTTGCGAAGGGTGTTCCGATCATCGTTGCCGGGGGCGTGGTCGGCTTCTGCAGCAGGAACCCGACCGTCTTGCACAGCTCCGCGGTCACTGCCTGGCGTGCGTACACCGGGCGCAAGGGGGCCGGTAATCCACGCGCCCTCCGCCGGTACCTCCGTCGACACAGCCCTCGCTCCTGGTGGTTCTTCTTCGCGTCGTCGTACGGTCTGTGGTGGATGCGCACCATCAGGCGCTCCCTGCGACCGAGGAGGGTGAGACCTTGACCACGCTGCTCTTCCTGGTCGTTGCGGTCATCCTCCTTTCCATCGCTGTCGGCCTCGTCCGGATGCACCCGCGGATCGTCTACTGGGTGGTCTCCCTCTACGCGGTCACCGCCTGGGAATACCCCAACTTCGGGACCATCGGGACGTTCGGGGGAACGACCATCACGCTCGGGGACGGACTGGCTGTCGCCCTGGTGGTCGCAGGGGTCCTCGACGCGCGCACGGCGCTCCGGCGTTTCCGGCCCCCTGCGCTCATCGCGGGAGCGCTGGTCATCGTGCTCCTCGCAGCTGCTCTCGCCCGGGGGATCGAGGAGTATGGTCTCGGCGCAGCAGTGAACGAATCCCGTGCCTTCCTCTACGTCCTCGGGATCCTCCTCTGGGCCGTCACCCGCCCATGGCCAACCGGCGAGATCGCGTACGCGCAGAAGTTCTTCGTGGTCGTACAAGGCGTCGGGTTGTGTGTCGTGGCCACCTACCACGTCATCCGCTACGGACTCGGGGGGACTGCCGACTTCGTCCTGGTCAACGGCGAACTCAACCAGACCGGTCGTCCGCTGGTCTCCGGACAGGCGCTGCTCCTCACGCTCTGCGCGATCCTGGCGTTGCGCGTATGGCATCAGGGAGGGCAGACCCGTTACCTGACACTCTCGGGTCTCTTCGTCGTGTTCGTGCTCATCAGCCAGCAGCGCACGGTCTGGGCGACCGCGATCGTGCTCGCGTTGCTGCTCCTGGCGCGTGGGCCCCGGAGCCTCCGGACCAAGCTGGTCGCGCTCGTCGGCGTGTGCCTCGTCGGAGGGGTCCTCGTCGTGGCCGCGCACTCGTCGATGAGCAGCGTCATCGACGAGTTCGCCGGTTCGGCGTCGAACACGGGGACGTACTCCGCGCGCCTGACGAGCTGGCTGGGGTTGATCGCCGAATCGGTCCAGGAAGGCCCGTTGACCGTGCTGTTCGGAGCCCCGTTCGGTCACGGGTATGCGAGGTTCGAAGGCGTCGGGAGGTGGGTCGTCTTCGCGCCGCACAACTGGTACGTGACGGTGTACCTCAGGGAAGGTCTGGTCGGGCTCGGCGCCATGTTGGTCATCTTCCTGCCCCGGGTGGTTGCGGGCCTCCGTTCGCAACGCGATGTGTTCCTCGAGTGCATCCTGGTGTGCTTCCTCCTGTACGGGTGGACCTACTCGTGGCAGTGGTGGACCTGTCTGCCCCTGGCACTCGCCTTCCTCGACCGCGCCTTCCCCGCACTGGCCGAGCCGGTCTCCGTTCCGGCGACCGCTTCCCGCCGGTTGCAGGAGATTCGTTAGTGGACGGGCTACGGGTACTGCACCTGCTCGGTGAGCTCAGACCGAGTGGCATGGAGCGGATGCTCGTGTCCGGGGCCCCCGGCTTCGCTGCCCTGGCCGTGCAGGGCCACGTCCTCGGCGTGGGGACCGACCACCCGTTCGCCGAGGAGATCAGGCGCGCCGGGTACTCCGTCACGACCACCGATCACCCCGCACACACCTCACCCGGGCGCCGGGTCCTGCGTCAGGTCGTCTCGGCATTCCGTCCCGATGTCATCCACATCCACACGGAACGGCGGTACTTGCAAACGGTCTTCTCCGTTCGCAAGGTCGACCGACGCGTGCCCGTCGTACGCACCATCCACAACGTGTTCGACGCGCACGGCCGATGGTTCGCGAGTCGGCTCCTGCAGGCGCTGATCGGCGACCGCGCACTGAGCGCGTTGATCGTCCCGAGCCCGGACGTCGCGCGCAATGAGAAGCGGTTCGGCCGGGATCCGCAGGTGATCTTCAACTGGGTGGAGGACCGCTTCTTCGAACTCGCCGGGAGCCGTTCCGGAGCCGGTCCGGACACGACGGGGCCGGTCGTGCTGGTCGGGAACTGCTCGCGCATCAAGAGCCATGGAGTCGCCCTCGAAGCGGCTCTGCTCGGGAATCTGCGCGTCGCCCACATCGGTTCCGAGGAGCATGCCGAACCCGCGGAGCGAGCGATCCTGGACCGACTCCAGCGCAACGGCCTCCTGGTCGCCCGTGGAGTTGCCGATCCGGCGGATGCGCTCCTTGCTGGAAGGGTGTTCGCCATGCCGAGTCGCCACGAAGGGATGCCCGTCGCCCTGGCCGAGGCGCTCGTCGTCGGGATGCCGGCGGTGGTGGCGGATGTTCCTGGGCTGCGCTGGGCGACCGGTGAGCCAGGTGTTGTGGCCCTTGCGAGCCGGGACCCGGCTGTATGGCTCGATGCGTTGCGTGGCGTCGCTGTCAGCGTGAGCGCTCCGACCATCGACTTCCGGGCGCGCAGAGGCACCGCCGAGTACGCAGCGGTGTACCGCGCTGCGGTGGAACGACGATGAGGGGCCAGCGCGTGATCCGACGAGTTCTGGGAATGATCCGGCGGCGTCGCTGGCTTCGAACGCTGCCGCCGACGGTCACGTGGAGCGAGACCGCGACGCTCGGCGAGCGGGTCAGGATCTGGGCGCCCAGATCACTCACGATCGGTGATGACGTCCACATCGGCTCCGATGTCCGGATCGAAGTGGACGGCTCCATCGGAGACCACGTCCTCATCGCGAACCGGGCTGCGATCGTGGGGCGACGCGACCATGACATGACCGTCGCGGGGGTGCCGATCACCGAGAGCCCGTGGGTGGGCAATGACAGTTCGCTCAGCCAACCCACGACGATCGGGAGCGACGTCTGGGTGGGGTTCGGCGCCATCATCCTGTCCGGCGTTTCCGTCGGCGACACCGCTGTGATCGCGGCCGGTTCCGTGGTGACCCGAGATGTGCCGCCGAACGCCATCGTCGCTGGAAACCCGGCGAAGAGGATCGGACAGCGCTTCGATGAAGCGGTCTTGGCGGAGCACTGGGCGGCGCTGCGCCGCGCGGGCATCCGACTGAGCGGCCCCACGAGGGGCGAGGCCGAGGATGGTTGAGCGTGCTCCGCGGGTCTTCTACGTCCCGAACGAGTTCGGTGGATTCCTGCAGCTCGGCTTCCGCGATCCGCTCCAGGCGCTCGCGAAGACCGGTGCGATCGCAGCCCTCGAGGCGTTCAGTGTCCTGAACGCCATCCGGAGCGGAGAAGATCCAGAGCGCTCTCGCGACGAGCTCGTCCGTCGCGTGCGGGAGTTCCGTCCGGACATCCTCTTGATGCAGCACCTTGGCCACACTGGTCTGCGTCGGCATCACTTCGCGGCGCTCCGAGAAGCGTGCGTGTCGGACTTCATCTACCACGAAGCCGACCCGTACTCGCGGTTCCTGCATCCTCTTCCGCCCGAGGCCCGGAACGCGGGGCGCGCAGCCGATGTCGTCTTCACCGTGGGCAAGGGCGTCTTCAGGGACAACTTCCGACGAGCCGGGAGCCGCGACGTCCGCTGGGTTCCGTCTGCGTACGAACCGGGGCGATCCGAGAACTTCGATCGCGCGATCCGGACGGACCGCCCGTACGACGTGGTCATCGTGGCGAACAAGAACCGTCCCCGACTGCGTGGGCTGCCGAACTGGCGCGATCGCATCCGGTTCGTCGAGCTCATGCAGGAGCACTTCGGAGGCCGCCTCGCCGTCTTCGGACGGGGATGGGATGGTCCCACTGCGAAGGGGCCTGTGCCCTTCGAGGAGCAGGACAGCGCCATCACATCGGGATGGATCAGTGCGAACTGGGACCACTTCGCGGACGAAGACTCCTACTTCTCGAATCGCCTGCCGATCTCGCTGGCCGCCGGATCGATCCACGCAACGACCGAACACGTCGGCTACGACGGGGTGTTCGGGCCCGCGACCGGGAAGTTCCTGCTCCGCGGTTCGGGTCCGGAGGCGCTCGTAGAGGAGATCGACCGTGTGCTCGCGAACACGTCCGTCGACGAGCGGCTCGCTGCCATCACGGCTGGACGCCGGTTCGCGGCCGAGCACTTCCGTCAGGATGACCTCATGGTGCACATGGTGAACTGGCGCACGCAGTGGATCGATCCGGTGGCCGCGCGGTCCGTGTGGCCACCGCACGGGGGCGGGCACCGATGACCCTGGCGCCGCTCCGGACCCTCCCGCTCCGCGCTTCCCTCCGGCTCGAGCGGGAGCAGAACGCCCGTGACCTCCGGCGCGGGCCACAACAGCAGGCATCGGACACGTGGCTTCCGCCGGAGACGCTCGCGGGCCTGCGGGTGCGGATCGACCCGTACCCAGACCTCGGCCATCAGCTGTCCACCTGGATCGCGGGGTACCTGTGGGCCCGGGACCTCGGCGTCCCGTTCTTCGGTGGCGACGTGTCGAAGGACACGAAGGGACTCCTCGACCTCTCGGTGCTGACCTCGGAACCGCCCGCCGGACCCACAACGGAGCGGCGCCTCGCAGCGACGGGGTTTGAGAACGAGACGTGGTCGCTTCCGGCGCTGCAGCAGTCGGTGACCCGTGCGTCGACCAGATCTGCGCGGCCCTGGACCGGGCGGATGGCGCTCGACCAGCGGCGATGGGATCAGACCCCGATCGCGGAACCGCTGCGCCGGGCGGTACTCGCCGGCTACCTCGGAGCAGACCTGCTGCAGGCCGAAGCCGACGCGCAATACGTCGCCATCCATGCGCGGCGTGGAGACATCGGTCCGATGACGCACCCGGACCGTTGGATCGACGTGGCCTTCTACGAGCGCCTGATCGCGGAGATCCGGACCGTGCCGCAGTTCCGGATCGCGCCCATCAGGCTCTACACGTCCGGAGACGCAGCTGATCTCCGTGGCTTGGAGCAGCTCGGAGTGGTCATCAAGGACACCGGCGGCCGCGATCGCGACTTCGTCGAGATCGCGGCCGCGCGACTCGTCGTGGCCGCGCCGAGCTCCTTCGGGTTCCTGGCCGCCCTCGTCTCGCGATCTCCGGTCGTCGCGAGAGTCCCTTGGTGGCACCACGTTCCCGACACTGGTCGGTGGCTTGCCTACCAGGCGAGTCGTGGACTCGACACCGGGCGGCTGGAGCAGCTCGCCGCCGGAAGTCCTTCGTGACCTCGAACGGCCGTCGGCTCGTCGCAGGCGCATCGTGGGTCTACGGGCTCCAGCTCCTGACCATCGTCGTCCAACTCGGGTACGCGGCTCTGACCTCTCGGCTCGCTGACCCTGCGGTCTTCGGCGCCTACAGCGTCGCGCTCTCGATCGCAGCCCTCGTCAACTTGCTGGGTTCCGGCGGGTTGTCCCAAACTGCCGCGCGAGCTCCGAACGCGGATCGAGCGTCGACGCGCCCCCTGGCCACGTACGCCCTGCTCCTCGGCGGGGGAGCCGCGGTGTTCACCCTGCTCACAGCAGGACTGTGGAGTGCCGTCTGGGCCGCCCCTCAGGCCGCCGGTGCCGTCCGTCTGCTCGCGCTGAGCGCAGCCGTCATGCCGTTCCTCAGTTTGAGCACCGGCCTCCTGCGTCGCCAGGGCATGTTCCGGGAGATGGCGATCGCGACGTTCGGGGCGAACGTGGCTGGCATGGTCCTCGGTCTCGTCGCCGTGTTGATCTTCCGCAGCCCGGAGTCGCTTGCCGTCTCCGCGATCGTCGGGCAGTGGGGGACCCTAGCGTGGGCCGCGAGTCGCCTGCGTGGGGGACTCGTTCCGGGACGCTTGGCGCTCCGCTCTGACAACGTCCGCTTCAGCACGAAGCTGGTGGCCGTCTCGGTGTTCCAGTACATCTCGGGGAACGCACCGCGATGGAGTGTCAGCCACTTCATCGGTGCGGGGGTGCTCGGGGCCTGGAACCGCGCCGATGTCCTCTCCACCGTTCCGTTCGCCCAACTGCAGAACGCGCTGCTGCAGGTGATCTACCCGGAGTTCCGCCGTTACCCGGTCGGGACAAGCGAGGCACGATCGGCTTGGCTTGACATGCTCAGCCTCATCGCCTGGTTGACGCTCCCGCTCGGAGCGGTGATCGCCGGCGTCGGCCCGCAACTCGTGCACATTGCGCTGGGGCCGGGGTGGGGACTCGCCGCTCAGATACTCCCGCTCCTCGCGCTGCTCGGAGCTGTCCAGCCGTTGATGGTGCTCTTGGCGGGGGCGCTCGAGTCGGCGTCGCTCTTCCGTGCGATCTGGGCCGCCGAGGCCGTGGCGTTTCTCGTGAGCGCGATCGGAGTCGTCATGGTCGCCACTCGGCATGACTACGTGTTCGCTCTGCTGGCCCTCATCGGCGCGACGGTCGGTCGGCACTTCGTGCACATCGCACAAGCCCGGCGGGTGGGAGCGGTCCGCCTGTCCGAACTCGTCAGGGGCTACGCGCAACCAGTCGTCTTCGCGGTCGTGCTCTACGGCTCGCTGCTGGCGCTCGCCGCCGGGGGGGCGTCGGTCGCGAGCCTCCCAGCAGGGATCATCGGCCTGGTAGCCCTCGTCACGTGGGTCCTCGTCGCACGAAGCGCGTTGCCACCGCTCAAGATCCTCCGTCGTCGTGGGATCCTCGGACAGCGAGCTGGCGAAGCGTGACCACCTACACCGTCGCAGGCCTGCTATCCGGCAGCAGAGACGCCTATGCTCGTCACATCACGACGGAAGGTCGGCGGTGAAACCGGTATTCCTCGTCTACACGTTCCAAGACGCCGAACACTTGGGCGAACTCGTGAACGCGCTCGGCCCACACCGAGTCTTCGTCCATGTGGATGCCAAGGTGGACATCGGAGATTTCGAGGCGGCCCTGGAACGCACTGGAAACGCTGTCCTCCTCGATGACCGTGTGCAGGTCAACTGGGGCGGCTACTCGCAAGTCCGCGCGATCCGGGCGCTCGTGCAGAAGGCACTCGAGTTCGCTGACGATGACGACTACCTCGTGCTGCTCTCCGGGTCGGACTACCCGCTGCGGCCGGTCGATGAGTTGCTCAAGCACCTCCGGTCCCATCCCGGGCGGCAGTACCTGCGTGCGTTCGAGATATCGAGCAGCGAGCAGAAGTACCGTCGCCAGGTCGACCGCCGACACCATCGGGACTTGTCGTTCCTGTCCAAACGGACTGGGAACAGGATGCTCCGAAGAGTCCGCAACGGCGTGATCAAGGTGCTCGACGGGCCGCTGAGCCTGCGGCACGCACCGGTGCCTCCTGGTGGGATGAAGATCGGACACGGTGGGACGCACTTCGCGGTGACCGCGGCGTGCATGCGTGCCATGGAAGCGATCGTGACTCCCGAGGTCGAGCGCTACTTCGAGGCGGTCTTCTGTCCGGAGGAGAAGTTCTACCACTCGTTGATCATGCGCACGCGGTTCTCCACCGCAACCCCCGCCGGAGGATTCGAGCCGTACGTCGGACCTGGCAACTGGCGGTACGCCAACCTCCACCTGATCGATCCGACGCTCGTCAGGGTGTTCACGATCGATGATTGGCCGGAGATCGTTGCCAGCCCGCAGTTCTTCATCCGGAAGGTCGTCTCCGGCCCGAGTACGAGTCTCCGGACGCAACTGAACGTCGAGCGGCTTCGCCCGGCACCACTGAAGTAGAGCAGACGAGAAAAGGGAAACGTTGCAGAAGAAGGCCCTGATCACCGGCATCACCGGGCAGGACGGCTCGTACCTCGCAGAGCTGCTGCTCCGCAAGGGGTACGAGGTCCACGGCCTGATCCGTCGCGCCTCGACGTTCAACACGTCGCGGATCGACCACCTCTACGTCGACCCGCACGAGTCGGGCGCGAAGCTGTTCCTGCACTACGGGGACCTCGGCGACGGTGCACGACTCGTCAGCCTCCTCAGCGAGCTGAAGCCGGACGAGGTCTACAACCTCGCGGCGCAATCACACGTGCGGGTGTCGTTCGACGAGCCGGAACACACCGGTGACGTGACGGGTGTGGGCACGATGCGCATGCTCGAAGCGGTCCGGGTCTCCGGCATCCACACGCGCTTCTACCAGGCGTCCTCCTCCGAGATGTTCGGGGCGACCCCGCCGCCGCAGAACGAGGAGACGCCGTTCTGGCCGCGTTCTCCGTACGGTGCAGCGAAGGTCTACAGCTACTGGGTGACCAGGAACTACCGCGAGGCGTACGGCATGTTCGCGGTGAACGGCATCCTGTTCAACCACGAGTCGCCGCGACGTGGTGAGACGTTCGTCACCCGGAAGATCACCCGTGCGGTCGCGCGGATCAAGGCCGGCCTCGAGGACCACGTGTACCTCGGCAACCTCGACTCCGTCCGCGACTGGGGGTACGCCGCCGAGTACGTCGAGGGCATGTGGCGGATGCTGCAGGTCGACGAGCCGGACGACTTCGTCCTGGCGACCGGCGGTGACTTCACGGTCAAGGACTTCCTGACGACCGCGTTCTCCCACGCAGGCCTGAACTGGGAAGACCACGTGCGCTTCGACGAGCGGTACCTGCGACCGAGCG of the Curtobacterium sp. TC1 genome contains:
- a CDS encoding glycosyltransferase family 4 protein; translated protein: MAGRRFAIVQEYVPAYRVPLFTQLAAAVAADGDELLVYAGDPAGALAERRDGVQSSPWLRTIRQREFTIFGRRLVLRALPRAVWSADLIVVEQARRNTDVPFLLAWPRTARKTALWGHGADVVKIPSHLERRYSRLLLRRAAWLFAYTQAGADRAVDAGINRQRTTVLWNSIDTRRLRQDLDAVGPGRAGVSPRAAFIGGLDSSKRIEDLISIGEAAHGLDPGFRLVIGGDGELRGIVEAAAERFSWIDHRGSVAGTDKAALLQESDLLLIPGRVGLAAIDSLAAGRPIVTLSTSLHGPEFEYLEPGVTCVVTDGVHDAARALVGLFHDRPALDAMQARCREASQNYSIENTVRRFRDGLNAAIEDDHE
- a CDS encoding glycosyltransferase family 2 protein, producing MNELHVIVASHNRAATTRRALSSLDVAAAEADLSYDVTLFDDGSTDETVAEATAAVKNLTVLRGDGSAFWARSMAAAEDEVLSRDDVQDGDWLLWFNDDVVLTPSGLRNMVAAASALPAGVLVGSTVDGVSGLLTYGGLRRSGVHPLAFDLVEPPAAPDEGAKVDAFNGNVVLMPVHVARTVGAIDGAFSHAFADVDYGSRAVAKGVPIIVAGGVVGFCSRNPTVLHSSAVTAWRAYTGRKGAGNPRALRRYLRRHSPRSWWFFFASSYGLWWMRTIRRSLRPRRVRP
- a CDS encoding glycosyltransferase family 4 protein, whose translation is MQGHVLGVGTDHPFAEEIRRAGYSVTTTDHPAHTSPGRRVLRQVVSAFRPDVIHIHTERRYLQTVFSVRKVDRRVPVVRTIHNVFDAHGRWFASRLLQALIGDRALSALIVPSPDVARNEKRFGRDPQVIFNWVEDRFFELAGSRSGAGPDTTGPVVLVGNCSRIKSHGVALEAALLGNLRVAHIGSEEHAEPAERAILDRLQRNGLLVARGVADPADALLAGRVFAMPSRHEGMPVALAEALVVGMPAVVADVPGLRWATGEPGVVALASRDPAVWLDALRGVAVSVSAPTIDFRARRGTAEYAAVYRAAVERR
- a CDS encoding acyltransferase; amino-acid sequence: MIRRVLGMIRRRRWLRTLPPTVTWSETATLGERVRIWAPRSLTIGDDVHIGSDVRIEVDGSIGDHVLIANRAAIVGRRDHDMTVAGVPITESPWVGNDSSLSQPTTIGSDVWVGFGAIILSGVSVGDTAVIAAGSVVTRDVPPNAIVAGNPAKRIGQRFDEAVLAEHWAALRRAGIRLSGPTRGEAEDG
- a CDS encoding oligosaccharide flippase family protein; translation: MTSNGRRLVAGASWVYGLQLLTIVVQLGYAALTSRLADPAVFGAYSVALSIAALVNLLGSGGLSQTAARAPNADRASTRPLATYALLLGGGAAVFTLLTAGLWSAVWAAPQAAGAVRLLALSAAVMPFLSLSTGLLRRQGMFREMAIATFGANVAGMVLGLVAVLIFRSPESLAVSAIVGQWGTLAWAASRLRGGLVPGRLALRSDNVRFSTKLVAVSVFQYISGNAPRWSVSHFIGAGVLGAWNRADVLSTVPFAQLQNALLQVIYPEFRRYPVGTSEARSAWLDMLSLIAWLTLPLGAVIAGVGPQLVHIALGPGWGLAAQILPLLALLGAVQPLMVLLAGALESASLFRAIWAAEAVAFLVSAIGVVMVATRHDYVFALLALIGATVGRHFVHIAQARRVGAVRLSELVRGYAQPVVFAVVLYGSLLALAAGGASVASLPAGIIGLVALVTWVLVARSALPPLKILRRRGILGQRAGEA
- a CDS encoding beta-1,6-N-acetylglucosaminyltransferase translates to MKPVFLVYTFQDAEHLGELVNALGPHRVFVHVDAKVDIGDFEAALERTGNAVLLDDRVQVNWGGYSQVRAIRALVQKALEFADDDDYLVLLSGSDYPLRPVDELLKHLRSHPGRQYLRAFEISSSEQKYRRQVDRRHHRDLSFLSKRTGNRMLRRVRNGVIKVLDGPLSLRHAPVPPGGMKIGHGGTHFAVTAACMRAMEAIVTPEVERYFEAVFCPEEKFYHSLIMRTRFSTATPAGGFEPYVGPGNWRYANLHLIDPTLVRVFTIDDWPEIVASPQFFIRKVVSGPSTSLRTQLNVERLRPAPLK
- the gmd gene encoding GDP-mannose 4,6-dehydratase; translated protein: MQKKALITGITGQDGSYLAELLLRKGYEVHGLIRRASTFNTSRIDHLYVDPHESGAKLFLHYGDLGDGARLVSLLSELKPDEVYNLAAQSHVRVSFDEPEHTGDVTGVGTMRMLEAVRVSGIHTRFYQASSSEMFGATPPPQNEETPFWPRSPYGAAKVYSYWVTRNYREAYGMFAVNGILFNHESPRRGETFVTRKITRAVARIKAGLEDHVYLGNLDSVRDWGYAAEYVEGMWRMLQVDEPDDFVLATGGDFTVKDFLTTAFSHAGLNWEDHVRFDERYLRPSEVDALVGDASKAKEKLGWEATVDTAELARIMVDADIAALEHEGSPWIDTVRLESWGS